One window from the genome of Nitrosospira multiformis encodes:
- a CDS encoding toxin-antitoxin system TumE family protein — MQSDAGLEALLDLDGYVIAQDLGCWVKVEAWRVVATPEIPHGIRYSLMLHEPYGKRIMGYDNSHAIKPPKKFKYAGQRLAYDHKHRHIADKGVPYEFRDAYQLLADFFKEVDRVLKEMEL; from the coding sequence ATGCAGTCTGATGCTGGACTTGAGGCTCTACTTGATCTTGACGGCTATGTCATTGCTCAGGATTTGGGATGCTGGGTCAAGGTCGAGGCATGGCGAGTCGTGGCAACCCCGGAAATTCCGCATGGTATCCGCTATTCGCTCATGCTTCATGAACCCTATGGAAAACGGATCATGGGGTACGACAACAGCCATGCCATAAAGCCGCCGAAGAAATTCAAGTATGCGGGTCAGCGGCTAGCGTATGACCATAAGCATCGTCACATTGCGGATAAGGGAGTCCCTTATGAATTCAGGGATGCCTACCAGCTGCTTGCTGATTTCTTTAAAGAAGTGGATCGTGTATTAAAGGAAATGGAGCTATGA
- a CDS encoding HVO_A0114 family putative DNA-binding protein, producing MKRIVIGIMPQEKIRERMLAIAKGAYKPKPGEPKVWFTSMKSLAEVLSDDNRALLTIIHESQPESITGLAAITGRKPSNLSRTLKTMSHYGIVEMRRENRHVRPIVNATEFQILTAQ from the coding sequence ATGAAAAGAATTGTGATCGGCATCATGCCGCAAGAGAAAATCCGTGAACGCATGTTGGCAATAGCCAAAGGCGCGTACAAGCCCAAACCTGGGGAACCAAAGGTATGGTTTACCTCGATGAAATCCCTTGCCGAGGTCCTGAGTGACGACAACCGTGCCTTGCTTACAATCATTCACGAATCTCAGCCTGAGTCGATTACCGGTCTTGCAGCGATTACCGGACGAAAGCCCAGTAATCTCTCACGCACTCTGAAAACCATGTCTCATTATGGGATTGTGGAAATGCGGCGCGAGAACCGGCATGTGCGTCCTATCGTCAATGCTACTGAGTTTCAAATATTGACCGCTCAATAG
- a CDS encoding DUF3883 domain-containing protein, whose product MGTVGRISNERKNLNRLTGEFLVASRLAQRGYMVTLQWGNAISYDILAFDKSGNVAFIEVKSTASYSRRWMLQSKYAHPREDTIPIDRRFVCCVDISSKETEPIIHVFPASIVAEGLHYYFSSKFPNSTSYHLSLDFKPQGKSRQDVQTVGEFIDAEKYVEKFSSLGLIPVLN is encoded by the coding sequence ATGGGTACTGTAGGTCGAATTTCAAATGAAAGGAAAAACCTAAATCGTCTAACTGGCGAATTTTTGGTTGCGTCGAGGCTCGCGCAACGTGGTTACATGGTTACGTTACAGTGGGGCAATGCAATTAGCTATGACATTCTCGCGTTTGATAAGAGCGGCAATGTCGCTTTTATCGAGGTTAAGTCAACGGCTTCTTACTCCCGCCGATGGATGCTCCAGAGCAAATATGCTCACCCCAGAGAAGACACGATTCCAATTGATAGGCGTTTTGTGTGTTGCGTAGATATATCGAGCAAAGAAACTGAGCCAATCATTCATGTTTTTCCAGCATCGATAGTGGCTGAAGGACTTCATTATTACTTCAGCAGTAAATTTCCTAACAGCACAAGTTACCATCTCTCTCTTGATTTCAAGCCACAGGGAAAATCCAGGCAAGACGTTCAGACCGTAGGGGAATTTATCGACGCAGAGAAATATGTGGAAAAGTTTTCAAGTCTTGGTCTTATCCCAGTTCTAAATTAA
- a CDS encoding recombinase family protein: protein MANNRPGLFQAIAAVGAGNVLVVKLDRLSRSLSFLIELIDKLRKDQAGSESLSMVSTPRPQAGN from the coding sequence ATCGCTAATAATCGCCCTGGCCTTTTTCAAGCAATTGCGGCGGTTGGTGCCGGTAATGTTCTCGTAGTGAAACTCGACCGGCTAAGCCGGTCCCTGAGCTTTCTAATTGAGTTAATTGATAAACTACGAAAAGACCAGGCGGGATCTGAAAGTCTCTCGATGGTATCAACACCACGACCACAAGCGGGAAACTAG
- a CDS encoding recombinase family protein: protein MNTTTTSGKLVFHIMGALAEFERALISERSKAKM from the coding sequence ATCAACACCACGACCACAAGCGGGAAACTAGTTTTTCATATCATGGGTGCACTGGCCGAGTTCGAGCGCGCACTGATTTCCGAGCGGTCAAAAGCGAAAATGTGA
- the aroQ gene encoding type II 3-dehydroquinate dehydratase: MKTKESRPKNILVLHGPNLNLLGKREPEVYGSVTLEEINENLLNLAKESDIKLVAFQSNAEGELIDRIQQAMGDNVDFIIINPAAYTHTSIAMRDALAATRLPFIEVHLSNIFARESFRKESYFSDLALGVISGLGAKGYELALKYALTAR, encoded by the coding sequence ATGAAAACCAAAGAATCTCGGCCAAAAAATATTTTAGTGCTTCATGGTCCGAACCTGAATCTTTTAGGCAAGCGCGAGCCTGAAGTCTACGGATCCGTGACGTTAGAAGAAATTAACGAGAATTTGCTGAATTTAGCTAAAGAATCTGACATAAAATTAGTTGCTTTCCAAAGTAATGCTGAGGGCGAATTAATTGATCGTATTCAGCAGGCAATGGGTGACAACGTCGATTTCATTATTATTAATCCAGCGGCTTATACTCATACCAGTATTGCCATGCGTGATGCGCTTGCTGCTACAAGGTTGCCATTCATTGAAGTTCATCTCTCCAATATTTTTGCTCGCGAGTCTTTTCGCAAAGAATCGTATTTTTCTGATCTGGCGCTTGGCGTTATTAGTGGTTTGGGCGCCAAAGGCTATGAGCTGGCCTTGAAATATGCGCTGACAGCCCGTTAG
- the accB gene encoding acetyl-CoA carboxylase biotin carboxyl carrier protein, with amino-acid sequence MDLRKLKKLIELVEESGIGELEITEGEEKVRISKSASSTQTYVTAPPVMQAVAPATAAESVASTSAPTELLTQGHVVKSPMVGTFYRTSTPGANPFVEVGQTVKAGDTLCIIEAMKLLNEIESDKDGIIKAVLVENGQPVEYGEPLFVIE; translated from the coding sequence ATGGATCTGCGAAAACTTAAAAAACTGATTGAGCTGGTGGAAGAATCGGGAATTGGCGAGCTGGAGATTACAGAAGGCGAGGAAAAGGTTCGCATCAGCAAGTCCGCGTCCTCTACTCAGACTTATGTCACCGCGCCACCCGTCATGCAGGCGGTCGCTCCGGCTACCGCTGCCGAGTCCGTGGCATCCACCTCGGCACCAACCGAGTTATTGACGCAAGGCCATGTGGTGAAATCGCCCATGGTGGGAACATTTTATCGTACCTCCACCCCTGGGGCGAACCCGTTCGTAGAGGTAGGACAGACGGTGAAGGCTGGCGATACCTTATGCATCATTGAAGCAATGAAGCTGCTCAATGAGATTGAATCGGACAAGGACGGGATTATCAAAGCGGTTCTCGTGGAAAACGGCCAACCCGTCGAGTACGGCGAGCCGCTATTTGTGATCGAATGA
- the accC gene encoding acetyl-CoA carboxylase biotin carboxylase subunit has translation MFEKILIANRGEIALRIQRACREMGIKTVAVHSEADANAKYVKLADESVCIGPAPSAQSYLNVPAIISAAEVTDAEAIHPGYGFLSENADFAERVESSGFVFIGPRPETIRMMGDKVSAKNAMKKAGVPCVPGSNGALPESLDEIRAIIRAIGYPVIIKASAGGGGRGMRVVHTEAALSNAVIITRNEAQAAFGNPTVYAEKFLENPRHIEFQVLVDEHRNAIHLGERECSMQRRHQKILEEAPALGIPPRLRDRMGGRCADACRRIGYRGVGTFEFLFEKNEFYFIEMNTRLQVEHPVTEAITGIDLVKAQIRVAAGEKLTIRQRDVTWKGHAIECRINAEDPYKLTPSAGRITQYHAPGGPGIRVDSHIYHNYVVPPYYDSMIAKVIAYGDNRDQAIARMRIALSEMVVEGINTNIPLHLDLLSDAAFLTGGTSIHYLEQKLANYNKPG, from the coding sequence ATGTTTGAAAAAATTCTAATAGCCAATCGAGGTGAAATCGCTCTGCGTATTCAGCGTGCTTGCCGTGAGATGGGAATTAAAACAGTGGCGGTGCATTCCGAGGCAGATGCCAATGCAAAATATGTGAAGCTCGCCGATGAGTCCGTGTGTATTGGGCCGGCGCCGTCGGCCCAGAGTTATCTCAATGTGCCCGCCATTATCAGCGCAGCTGAAGTAACCGATGCGGAAGCGATTCATCCCGGCTATGGTTTTCTCTCCGAAAATGCCGACTTCGCCGAGCGTGTGGAAAGTAGCGGTTTTGTCTTCATCGGCCCTCGCCCCGAAACGATACGCATGATGGGCGACAAGGTCAGCGCCAAGAACGCAATGAAAAAAGCGGGTGTTCCCTGTGTTCCGGGGTCCAACGGCGCATTACCGGAATCTCTTGATGAGATCCGGGCGATCATCCGTGCGATTGGCTATCCTGTCATTATCAAGGCATCAGCGGGCGGTGGCGGGCGTGGAATGCGCGTGGTTCACACCGAGGCCGCGTTGTCGAATGCGGTCATAATAACCCGCAACGAGGCACAGGCGGCGTTCGGTAATCCAACGGTTTATGCGGAAAAATTTCTGGAAAATCCGCGTCATATTGAATTCCAGGTGCTGGTTGATGAACACCGCAATGCAATCCACCTGGGAGAACGTGAGTGTTCAATGCAGCGCCGCCACCAGAAAATCCTCGAGGAAGCACCCGCCCTGGGCATTCCCCCCAGATTACGCGACAGGATGGGTGGCCGCTGCGCCGATGCGTGCCGGCGTATCGGTTATCGGGGAGTGGGAACGTTCGAGTTCCTGTTTGAGAAAAACGAATTTTATTTCATCGAAATGAACACGCGTTTACAAGTGGAACACCCCGTTACGGAGGCAATTACCGGGATAGATCTGGTAAAAGCACAAATTCGTGTTGCCGCCGGTGAAAAATTGACCATTCGCCAACGAGATGTTACATGGAAGGGGCATGCCATCGAATGCCGCATCAACGCCGAGGATCCTTATAAGCTTACGCCTTCCGCCGGTCGTATCACTCAGTATCATGCTCCCGGCGGCCCGGGCATTCGGGTCGACTCTCATATTTATCATAACTACGTGGTGCCGCCCTATTACGATTCCATGATCGCCAAAGTGATTGCTTATGGGGATAACCGCGACCAGGCAATCGCCCGAATGCGCATTGCGCTGTCGGAGATGGTGGTTGAAGGCATCAACACCAATATCCCATTGCATCTCGATCTATTGTCGGACGCAGCGTTTTTGACGGGCGGTACCAGCATCCACTACCTTGAGCAAAAGCTTGCCAATTACAATAAGCCGGGCTAA
- the prmA gene encoding 50S ribosomal protein L11 methyltransferase, giving the protein MSWISLTLETDDTHAEALSDAMLELGALSTDIHDAAAGTEREQSLFDEPGESAGEIWSVSELTALFEADADITSIVQAAAQAAQLPIPPVYHLTHVEEQDWVRITQSQFDPIQISSRLWIVPTWHRAPDPAAINLTLDPGLAFGTGSHPTTKLCLAWLDENLQGGEDVLDYGCGSGILAIAASKLGAHHAVGVDIDAQAVAASRENAMLNQCDETEMEFHTAHFATWTDPAREAWADVVVANILANPLIMLAPILMRATRQGGHIVLSGILMEQAEEVSHVYQQWFNMHIAGVREGWVLLAGTRK; this is encoded by the coding sequence ATGTCCTGGATTTCTCTCACCCTGGAGACCGATGACACGCATGCCGAAGCCCTGAGCGATGCGATGCTTGAACTCGGTGCGTTATCAACGGACATACACGATGCGGCTGCGGGCACTGAACGAGAGCAGTCGTTATTCGATGAACCCGGTGAGTCGGCTGGGGAAATCTGGTCCGTGTCGGAACTTACCGCCCTATTCGAAGCGGATGCCGACATAACGTCCATTGTGCAAGCTGCGGCGCAAGCGGCTCAGCTTCCCATTCCGCCCGTCTACCACCTGACGCATGTGGAAGAGCAGGACTGGGTGCGGATTACGCAATCGCAATTCGATCCGATACAAATATCGTCACGGTTGTGGATTGTCCCCACCTGGCATCGGGCGCCCGATCCCGCCGCGATCAATCTGACACTCGATCCCGGACTGGCTTTCGGCACCGGCAGTCACCCTACCACAAAACTATGCCTTGCCTGGCTTGACGAAAACCTGCAAGGGGGCGAAGATGTTCTTGATTACGGTTGTGGCTCCGGCATATTGGCTATCGCCGCGTCGAAGCTCGGTGCGCACCATGCGGTGGGCGTAGATATAGATGCGCAGGCGGTTGCAGCCAGTCGCGAAAATGCCATGCTTAATCAATGTGACGAAACAGAAATGGAGTTTCATACGGCACATTTTGCGACTTGGACAGATCCGGCACGCGAAGCCTGGGCGGATGTGGTTGTCGCCAATATTCTTGCCAATCCTTTGATCATGCTGGCTCCGATACTGATGCGTGCTACCCGGCAAGGGGGCCATATAGTACTTTCCGGCATACTTATGGAACAGGCGGAGGAAGTCAGTCATGTCTATCAGCAATGGTTCAATATGCATATTGCCGGGGTGCGGGAGGGCTGGGTGTTGCTGGCCGGGACCAGGAAGTGA
- a CDS encoding DUF3426 domain-containing protein, whose protein sequence is MALITRCPDCATAFRITPLQLQAHGGDVRCGHCAHVFNGFATLATMQELEAVDLSRKTVPDKPESPEIPSIGDSPITALTDQEVSSQATGNETVQTEAALESPPTEAPEPEASVVKEPVLQVPHVTSAPESNPAENYPPDDYTDEYAFNAAPPRKTSLTWGFASLFLLVVLAAQAIYFYRAQLSVITPAARPFLEQYCELLGCTIPPPQKSALLNSGSVLVLSGIGLYNLNPPESNGLRR, encoded by the coding sequence ATGGCGCTTATAACCCGTTGTCCTGACTGTGCCACCGCTTTTCGTATAACCCCCTTGCAGTTGCAGGCGCACGGCGGGGATGTGCGCTGTGGACACTGCGCGCATGTATTTAACGGTTTCGCCACACTGGCGACAATGCAAGAGCTGGAAGCTGTTGATTTATCCAGGAAGACGGTGCCGGACAAACCGGAAAGCCCGGAGATTCCATCCATAGGTGATTCGCCCATCACGGCTTTGACTGATCAAGAAGTGTCCTCTCAAGCGACCGGTAACGAAACAGTGCAGACCGAAGCAGCATTGGAGAGCCCACCTACTGAGGCGCCAGAACCGGAAGCGTCGGTGGTGAAAGAACCGGTCCTGCAAGTACCGCACGTAACCAGCGCACCGGAGAGCAACCCGGCAGAAAATTACCCACCGGACGACTATACGGATGAGTATGCCTTCAATGCGGCACCGCCGCGCAAGACTTCCCTCACATGGGGCTTTGCGAGTCTGTTTTTGCTTGTTGTGCTGGCCGCTCAGGCCATTTATTTTTATCGCGCCCAGCTTTCTGTTATCACGCCCGCTGCCAGGCCGTTTCTGGAACAATACTGCGAGCTATTGGGATGTACCATTCCACCGCCGCAAAAATCAGCATTGCTGAATAGCGGGTCAGTTCTTGTTTTATCCGGGATTGGTTTATACAACTTGAATCCACCGGAATCAAACGGTTTACGCCGATAA
- a CDS encoding ABC transporter ATP-binding protein, which produces MIPETLIEIKGLNFSYGERSILKGIDMTMSRGKVIAIMGGSGSGKTTLLRLIGGAVRPSSGYVKVAGKVVHELKRDELFQMRRKMSMLFQFGALFTDLSVFDNVAFQMREHTNLPESMIRDLVLMKLQAVGLRGAHDLMPAQLSGGMARRVALARSIALDPLLIMYDEPFTGLDPISLTVIGNLIRRLTDALGMTSIVVTHDVQESLKIVDYVYFISGGVIAAHGTPDEVRESIAPFVHQFVHGEEDGPVSFHYSAEAYASDLKLEGSFA; this is translated from the coding sequence ATGATCCCTGAGACGTTAATTGAAATCAAAGGTTTGAACTTCTCCTATGGGGAGCGTTCCATCCTGAAGGGGATCGACATGACGATGTCACGTGGTAAAGTCATCGCCATCATGGGCGGCAGCGGTAGCGGCAAGACCACGCTGTTGCGTCTTATCGGTGGAGCGGTTCGCCCATCCTCCGGCTATGTCAAGGTTGCCGGCAAAGTAGTACATGAGCTCAAAAGGGATGAGCTTTTCCAGATGCGCCGAAAAATGAGCATGTTATTCCAGTTCGGCGCGCTGTTTACCGATTTGTCGGTATTCGACAACGTAGCTTTCCAGATGCGTGAACATACCAATTTACCCGAATCGATGATTCGTGATCTGGTGCTGATGAAACTACAAGCTGTCGGTTTGCGTGGGGCGCACGATCTGATGCCCGCGCAACTTTCGGGAGGAATGGCGCGGCGGGTGGCGTTAGCTCGCTCGATTGCGCTGGATCCGCTACTTATCATGTATGACGAACCGTTTACGGGGCTCGATCCAATTTCATTGACTGTCATCGGAAATTTGATCCGTCGCTTGACCGATGCGCTCGGTATGACCTCCATTGTGGTAACCCACGATGTGCAGGAGTCCTTGAAAATTGTGGACTATGTTTATTTCATTTCAGGGGGCGTGATCGCGGCGCATGGTACACCGGACGAAGTGCGCGAATCGATTGCGCCTTTTGTCCATCAGTTCGTGCATGGCGAAGAAGACGGCCCTGTTTCGTTCCACTACTCTGCGGAAGCTTACGCGAGCGATCTGAAACTGGAGGGTAGTTTTGCCTAG